The proteins below come from a single Camarhynchus parvulus unplaced genomic scaffold, STF_HiC, whole genome shotgun sequence genomic window:
- the LOC115916661 gene encoding myeloid-associated differentiation marker homolog, which produces MPAPCRPPSLLRCVQALSALLALALAAAPGYWNPGEGDGCLSAWALSFVFTTLLLLNDAFRRPPPRRDLPLALACAAAMACATATILWPLGHLRDTRAARPPRASPRPPPRPPAVATLAYAAEVARDRARPGEAAPYLATPSGLLKVAEAFLALLLLGLSAELHAASGPAALRWCLGIFCVSFVLGVLLVGGCLLGWGWCGWMRDPEGLRWGLGVYAGLGVVAYGATTVLWSLYSFSDDMGGQSRRPYGCPATCAWDRRVLVAVLSGLNLVAFGVDLGQTGRLVLLRA; this is translated from the coding sequence ATGCCCGCTCCGTGCCGCCCCCCGTCCCTCCTGCGCTGCGTCCAGGCCCTCAGCGCCCTCCTGGCCCTGGCTCTGGCCGCGGCCCCCGGCTACTGGAACCCGGGAGAGGGCGACGGCTGCTTGTCCGCCTGGGCCTTGTCCTTCGTCTTcaccaccctcctcctcctcaacGACGCCTTCCGCCGCCCTCCGCCGCGCCGCGACCTCCCGCTGGCCCTGGCTTGCGCCGCCGCCATGGCTTGTGCCACCGCCACCATCTTGTGGCCGCTGGGCCACCTCCGGGACACGAGGGCAGCACGGCCGCCCCGCGCctccccgcggccgccgccacGGCCGCCGGCCGTCGCCACGCTGGCCTACGCCGCCGAGGTGGCCCGCGACCGGGCGCGACCCGGCGAGGCCGCCCCTTACCTGGCCACGCCCTCGGGGCTGCTCAAGGTGGCCGAGGCCTTCctcgccctcctcctcctcgggctGTCGGCCGAGCTGCACGCGGCGTCGGGGCCGGCGGCCTTGCGTTGGTGTCTGGGCATCTTCTGCGTGTCCTTcgtgctgggggtgctgctggtcGGGGggtgcctgctgggctgggggtggtgCGGGTGGATGAGGGACCCCGAGGGGCTGCGCTGGGGCTTGGGGGTCTATGCGGGGCTAGGGGTGGTGGCCTACGGGGCGACCACGGTGCTGTGGTCGCTCTACAGCTTCTCGGACGACATGGGGGGCCAGTCCCGGAGACCCTACGGCTGCCCGGCCACGTGTGCCTGGGACAGGAGGGTGCTGGTGGCCGTGCTCAGCGGCCTCAATTTGGTGGCGTTcggggtggatttggggcagacGGGGAGGTTGGTGCTGTTGAGGGCCTGA